The Maylandia zebra isolate NMK-2024a linkage group LG4, Mzebra_GT3a, whole genome shotgun sequence genome includes a window with the following:
- the LOC101480133 gene encoding uncharacterized protein LOC101480133 isoform X1, protein MFLTLYCCLLLQTPSVETLSQPPTDQEVSDKSTSFLQQTPSVETLSQPPTDQEARQKSRVLTFHQTATSEQISTDEFSDCTDYEDKDYFPDSCGSSSDTSLHSVDMKITESVVPQNTLNDMALETASGHSGKITSSEKPTTFNLSLRSSSHSTSVTSRSFDSSGVTSPKNSSIKVLPLPNTERQSKYNKKQYCLYCKKAIAKLARHLESAHGNVPEVASAFSYDKRSCKRRDLLRSIKKRGNFNHNATVATSGAGEMVACRRPNTATGSEDYRHCKFCQGLYARNCLWRHVRRCPQRFNEEAPSGQRRMHLQLPKPDQVHEAVWKIACEMNQDDISFVVTSERDILSLGESLYNGRKPNEKRNDYIRQKMREIARLLITARAMTPLKSTEDLVMPTNFPHVIQAVRAVAGYEQESNSYKTPSLALKLGHSLAKVASIVQCKAIIANRYDVAESAKQFATLYEKKWSESISAAALGTLQQAKWNKPQILPFTQDVSLLHTFLATKSAMYMKDLEEKPNSTTFGNLAQVTLTQVVLFNRKRQGEVSKMELQVFTSRNRTELNPDIMIGLTEFERKLAKHFDRVEIRGKRSRMVPVLLTPDMITAMELLAKARSECQVHTENVYLFARPGVLSHYRGSDCFRKYANKCGAKYPEALTSTRLRKQVATLSTVLNLKENEMDQLATFLGHDIRVHREFYRLPESTLQLAKVSKLLIAMEKGKLSDLQGKGLDDIVINPDDEAVTSDDDSSGETITDPQQHKGSRTKNSGNQSHTLYSASLDNMEGASASTTLDNMEGASASTTLDNMEGASASTTLDNMEGASASTTLDNMEGASASTTLDNMEGASASTTLDSKNISNTAPGKGKAGKARCKWTDDEVKAVERHLLHFITSCKVPGKKECDSCIQAEPAALKGRDWVAIKYYIHNRIVALKRKMNK, encoded by the exons ATGTTTCTGACAttatattgttgtcttttgttgcagacaccaagtgttgagaCCCTGTCCCAACCTCCTACAGACCAAGAAGTGAGTGACAAATCCACTTCATTCCTCCAACAG acaccaagtgttgagaCCCTGTCCCAACCTCCTACAGACCAAGAA GCCAGACAAAAATCTCGAGTTCTCACCTTTCACCAGACAGCTACCTCAGAGCAG ATCTCTACTGATGAATTCTCAGATTGTACGGATTATGAAGATAAAGACTATTTCCCAGATTCATGTGGCAGTTCCTCTGACACAAGTCTCCATAGTGTGGACATGAAAATCACAGAATCTGTGGTTCCCCAAAATACGTTAAATGACATGGCATTGGAGACGGCTTCAGGACACAGTGGGAAGATCACCAGTTCAGAGAAACCTACAACATTTAATTTGTCACTGAGAAGTAGCAGTCACAGTACTTCGGTAACAAGCCGCAGTTTTGATTCATCAGGGGTCACATCACCTAAAAACAGCTCCATAAAAGTCCTACCTTTGCCAAACACGGAAAGACAAAGCAAGTACAACAAGAAGCAATACTGTCTATATTGTAAAAAGGCCATTGCTAAATTGGCAAGACACCTTGAATCTGCCCACGGTAATGTGCCGGAAGTTGCAAGCGCCTTCAGTTATGATAAAAGATCCTGCAAAAGAAGAGATTTGTTGCGCTCTATTAAGAAGAGGGGAAACTTTAACCATAATGCTACTGTGGCAACTTCTGGTGCTGGAGAAATGGTTGCTTGTCGAAGACCCAATACTGCAACAGGATCTGAGGACTACCGTCATTGTAAATTTTGTCAAGGACTATATGCAAGAAATTGCCTTTGGAGGCATGTGAGAAGGTGCCCTCAGAGGTTTAATGAGGAAGCTCCCTCTGGGCAAAGACGGATGCATCTGCAATTACCGAAACCTGATCAAGTTCATGAAGCTGTATGGAAGATTGCTTGTGAAATGAATCAGGATGACATTTCCTTTGTAGTAACGAGTGAAAGAGACATTCTTAGCCTTGGTGAGTCACTGTACAATGGCAGAAAACCAAATGAGAAAAGGAATGATTACATACGCCAAAAAATGAGAGAGATCGCAAGGTTATTGATAACCGCCAGAGCTATGACACCTTTGAAGAGCACAGAAGACCTTGTTATGCCTACTAACTTTCCCCATGTCATACAAGCAGTCAGAGCTGTTGCTGGTTATGAGCAGGAGAGCAACTCATATAAAACCCCATCCTTGGCTTTGAAATTGGGACACAGTTTGGCTAAAGTTGCAAGCATTGTGCAGTGTAAAGCCATCATTGCAAATCGCTATGATGTTGCAGAGTCAGCCAAGCAGTTTGCCACTCTGTATGAAAAAAAGTGGTCAGAGTCCATTTCAGCTGCTGCATTGGGCACACTTCAACAAGCCAAATGGAATAAACCACAGATTTTGCCATTTACACAGGATGTGTCACTGCTGCATACGTTTCTTGCTACCAAGTCCGCAATGTACATGAAGGACCTTGAGGAAAAACCCAACAGCACAACCTTCGGAAATCTTGCTCAAGTGACTTTGACGCAGGTAGTGCTATTTAACAGAAAAAGGCAAGGAGAAGTTTCAAAAATGGAGCTCCAGGTTTTTACATCCCGGAATCGCACAGAGTTGAATCCTGACATTATGATCGGCCTAACTGAGTTTGAAAGGAAACTTGCAAAGCACTTTGACAGAGTTGAGATTCGTGGTAAAAGATCAAGAATGGTACCTGTGCTTCTCACACCTGACATGATCACTGCAATGGAGCTCCTCGCAAAAGCCAGAAGTGAGTGTCAAGTCCACACAGAGAATGTGTACTTGTTTGCACGCCCAGGTGTCCTTTCCCATTACAGAGGCTCTGACTGCTTTCGCAAGTATGCAAATAAATGTGGTGCAAAGTACCCAGAGGCCCTTACCTCAACAAGATTGCGGAAACAAGTTGCCACTTTGTCCACAGTACTAAatctaaaagaaaatgaaatggatCAACTTGCCACCTTTCTCGGACACGACATCCGTGTCCATCGAGAATTCTACCGGCTTCCAGAGAGTACCCTGCAGCTTGCAAAAGTCAGCAAACTGTTGATTGCAATGGAGAAAGGAAAACTGTCTGACCTGCAGGGGAAAGGGCTGGATGACATCGTGATCAATCCTGATG ATGAAGCAGTTACAAGTGATGATGATTCCAGTGGAGAAACCATCACTGACCCTCAACAACACAAAG GCTCAAGGACCAAGAATTCTGGGAACCAAAGCCACACACTTTACTCAGCTTCCCTGGACAATATGGAGGGCGCTTCTGCCTCAACCACCCTGGACAATATGGAGGGCGCTTCTGCCTCAACCACCCTGGACAATATGGAGGGCGCTTCTGCCTCAACCACCCTGGACAATATGGAGGGCGCATCTGCCTCAACCACCCTGGACAACATGGAGGGCGCTTCTGCCTCAACCACCCTGGACAATATGGAGGGCGCTTCTGCCTCAACCACCCTGGACAGCAAAAACATCAGCAACACTGCACCAGGAAAGGGTAAAG CTGGGAAGGCAAGGTGCAAGTGGACAGATGATGAAGTAAAGGCTGTTGAGCGGCACTTACTTCATTTCATAACAAGCTGCAAAGTACCTGGCAAAAAGGAATGTGACTCCTGCATCCAAGCAGAGCCGGCAGCTCTGAAAGGCAGAGACTGGGTTGCCATAAAGTATTACATCCACAACAGGATCGTAGCATTGAAAAgaaagatgaataaataa
- the LOC101480133 gene encoding uncharacterized protein LOC101480133 isoform X2 translates to MFLTLYCCLLLQTPSVETLSQPPTDQEVSDKSTSFLQQTPSVETLSQPPTDQEARQKSRVLTFHQTATSEQISTDEFSDCTDYEDKDYFPDSCGSSSDTSLHSVDMKITESVVPQNTLNDMALETASGHSGKITSSEKPTTFNLSLRSSSHSTSVTSRSFDSSGVTSPKNSSIKVLPLPNTERQSKYNKKQYCLYCKKAIAKLARHLESAHGNVPEVASAFSYDKRSCKRRDLLRSIKKRGNFNHNATVATSGAGEMVACRRPNTATGSEDYRHCKFCQGLYARNCLWRHVRRCPQRFNEEAPSGQRRMHLQLPKPDQVHEAVWKIACEMNQDDISFVVTSERDILSLGESLYNGRKPNEKRNDYIRQKMREIARLLITARAMTPLKSTEDLVMPTNFPHVIQAVRAVAGYEQESNSYKTPSLALKLGHSLAKVASIVQCKAIIANRYDVAESAKQFATLYEKKWSESISAAALGTLQQAKWNKPQILPFTQDVSLLHTFLATKSAMYMKDLEEKPNSTTFGNLAQVTLTQVVLFNRKRQGEVSKMELQVFTSRNRTELNPDIMIGLTEFERKLAKHFDRVEIRGKRSRMVPVLLTPDMITAMELLAKARSECQVHTENVYLFARPGVLSHYRGSDCFRKYANKCGAKYPEALTSTRLRKQVATLSTVLNLKENEMDQLATFLGHDIRVHREFYRLPESTLQLAKVSKLLIAMEKGKLSDLQGKGLDDIVINPDDEAVTSDDDSSGETITDPQQHKGSRTKNSGNQSHTLYSASLDNMEGASASTTLDNMEGASASTTLDNMEGASASTTLDNMEGASASTTLDNMEGASASTTLDNMEGASASTTLDSKNISNTAPGKAGKARCKWTDDEVKAVERHLLHFITSCKVPGKKECDSCIQAEPAALKGRDWVAIKYYIHNRIVALKRKMNK, encoded by the exons ATGTTTCTGACAttatattgttgtcttttgttgcagacaccaagtgttgagaCCCTGTCCCAACCTCCTACAGACCAAGAAGTGAGTGACAAATCCACTTCATTCCTCCAACAG acaccaagtgttgagaCCCTGTCCCAACCTCCTACAGACCAAGAA GCCAGACAAAAATCTCGAGTTCTCACCTTTCACCAGACAGCTACCTCAGAGCAG ATCTCTACTGATGAATTCTCAGATTGTACGGATTATGAAGATAAAGACTATTTCCCAGATTCATGTGGCAGTTCCTCTGACACAAGTCTCCATAGTGTGGACATGAAAATCACAGAATCTGTGGTTCCCCAAAATACGTTAAATGACATGGCATTGGAGACGGCTTCAGGACACAGTGGGAAGATCACCAGTTCAGAGAAACCTACAACATTTAATTTGTCACTGAGAAGTAGCAGTCACAGTACTTCGGTAACAAGCCGCAGTTTTGATTCATCAGGGGTCACATCACCTAAAAACAGCTCCATAAAAGTCCTACCTTTGCCAAACACGGAAAGACAAAGCAAGTACAACAAGAAGCAATACTGTCTATATTGTAAAAAGGCCATTGCTAAATTGGCAAGACACCTTGAATCTGCCCACGGTAATGTGCCGGAAGTTGCAAGCGCCTTCAGTTATGATAAAAGATCCTGCAAAAGAAGAGATTTGTTGCGCTCTATTAAGAAGAGGGGAAACTTTAACCATAATGCTACTGTGGCAACTTCTGGTGCTGGAGAAATGGTTGCTTGTCGAAGACCCAATACTGCAACAGGATCTGAGGACTACCGTCATTGTAAATTTTGTCAAGGACTATATGCAAGAAATTGCCTTTGGAGGCATGTGAGAAGGTGCCCTCAGAGGTTTAATGAGGAAGCTCCCTCTGGGCAAAGACGGATGCATCTGCAATTACCGAAACCTGATCAAGTTCATGAAGCTGTATGGAAGATTGCTTGTGAAATGAATCAGGATGACATTTCCTTTGTAGTAACGAGTGAAAGAGACATTCTTAGCCTTGGTGAGTCACTGTACAATGGCAGAAAACCAAATGAGAAAAGGAATGATTACATACGCCAAAAAATGAGAGAGATCGCAAGGTTATTGATAACCGCCAGAGCTATGACACCTTTGAAGAGCACAGAAGACCTTGTTATGCCTACTAACTTTCCCCATGTCATACAAGCAGTCAGAGCTGTTGCTGGTTATGAGCAGGAGAGCAACTCATATAAAACCCCATCCTTGGCTTTGAAATTGGGACACAGTTTGGCTAAAGTTGCAAGCATTGTGCAGTGTAAAGCCATCATTGCAAATCGCTATGATGTTGCAGAGTCAGCCAAGCAGTTTGCCACTCTGTATGAAAAAAAGTGGTCAGAGTCCATTTCAGCTGCTGCATTGGGCACACTTCAACAAGCCAAATGGAATAAACCACAGATTTTGCCATTTACACAGGATGTGTCACTGCTGCATACGTTTCTTGCTACCAAGTCCGCAATGTACATGAAGGACCTTGAGGAAAAACCCAACAGCACAACCTTCGGAAATCTTGCTCAAGTGACTTTGACGCAGGTAGTGCTATTTAACAGAAAAAGGCAAGGAGAAGTTTCAAAAATGGAGCTCCAGGTTTTTACATCCCGGAATCGCACAGAGTTGAATCCTGACATTATGATCGGCCTAACTGAGTTTGAAAGGAAACTTGCAAAGCACTTTGACAGAGTTGAGATTCGTGGTAAAAGATCAAGAATGGTACCTGTGCTTCTCACACCTGACATGATCACTGCAATGGAGCTCCTCGCAAAAGCCAGAAGTGAGTGTCAAGTCCACACAGAGAATGTGTACTTGTTTGCACGCCCAGGTGTCCTTTCCCATTACAGAGGCTCTGACTGCTTTCGCAAGTATGCAAATAAATGTGGTGCAAAGTACCCAGAGGCCCTTACCTCAACAAGATTGCGGAAACAAGTTGCCACTTTGTCCACAGTACTAAatctaaaagaaaatgaaatggatCAACTTGCCACCTTTCTCGGACACGACATCCGTGTCCATCGAGAATTCTACCGGCTTCCAGAGAGTACCCTGCAGCTTGCAAAAGTCAGCAAACTGTTGATTGCAATGGAGAAAGGAAAACTGTCTGACCTGCAGGGGAAAGGGCTGGATGACATCGTGATCAATCCTGATG ATGAAGCAGTTACAAGTGATGATGATTCCAGTGGAGAAACCATCACTGACCCTCAACAACACAAAG GCTCAAGGACCAAGAATTCTGGGAACCAAAGCCACACACTTTACTCAGCTTCCCTGGACAATATGGAGGGCGCTTCTGCCTCAACCACCCTGGACAATATGGAGGGCGCTTCTGCCTCAACCACCCTGGACAATATGGAGGGCGCTTCTGCCTCAACCACCCTGGACAATATGGAGGGCGCATCTGCCTCAACCACCCTGGACAACATGGAGGGCGCTTCTGCCTCAACCACCCTGGACAATATGGAGGGCGCTTCTGCCTCAACCACCCTGGACAGCAAAAACATCAGCAACACTGCACCAGGAAAGG CTGGGAAGGCAAGGTGCAAGTGGACAGATGATGAAGTAAAGGCTGTTGAGCGGCACTTACTTCATTTCATAACAAGCTGCAAAGTACCTGGCAAAAAGGAATGTGACTCCTGCATCCAAGCAGAGCCGGCAGCTCTGAAAGGCAGAGACTGGGTTGCCATAAAGTATTACATCCACAACAGGATCGTAGCATTGAAAAgaaagatgaataaataa
- the LOC101480133 gene encoding uncharacterized protein LOC101480133 isoform X3, producing MFLTLYCCLLLQTPSVETLSQPPTDQETPSVETLSQPPTDQEARQKSRVLTFHQTATSEQISTDEFSDCTDYEDKDYFPDSCGSSSDTSLHSVDMKITESVVPQNTLNDMALETASGHSGKITSSEKPTTFNLSLRSSSHSTSVTSRSFDSSGVTSPKNSSIKVLPLPNTERQSKYNKKQYCLYCKKAIAKLARHLESAHGNVPEVASAFSYDKRSCKRRDLLRSIKKRGNFNHNATVATSGAGEMVACRRPNTATGSEDYRHCKFCQGLYARNCLWRHVRRCPQRFNEEAPSGQRRMHLQLPKPDQVHEAVWKIACEMNQDDISFVVTSERDILSLGESLYNGRKPNEKRNDYIRQKMREIARLLITARAMTPLKSTEDLVMPTNFPHVIQAVRAVAGYEQESNSYKTPSLALKLGHSLAKVASIVQCKAIIANRYDVAESAKQFATLYEKKWSESISAAALGTLQQAKWNKPQILPFTQDVSLLHTFLATKSAMYMKDLEEKPNSTTFGNLAQVTLTQVVLFNRKRQGEVSKMELQVFTSRNRTELNPDIMIGLTEFERKLAKHFDRVEIRGKRSRMVPVLLTPDMITAMELLAKARSECQVHTENVYLFARPGVLSHYRGSDCFRKYANKCGAKYPEALTSTRLRKQVATLSTVLNLKENEMDQLATFLGHDIRVHREFYRLPESTLQLAKVSKLLIAMEKGKLSDLQGKGLDDIVINPDDEAVTSDDDSSGETITDPQQHKGSRTKNSGNQSHTLYSASLDNMEGASASTTLDNMEGASASTTLDNMEGASASTTLDNMEGASASTTLDNMEGASASTTLDNMEGASASTTLDSKNISNTAPGKGKAGKARCKWTDDEVKAVERHLLHFITSCKVPGKKECDSCIQAEPAALKGRDWVAIKYYIHNRIVALKRKMNK from the exons ATGTTTCTGACAttatattgttgtcttttgttgcagacaccaagtgttgagaCCCTGTCCCAACCTCCTACAGACCAAGAA acaccaagtgttgagaCCCTGTCCCAACCTCCTACAGACCAAGAA GCCAGACAAAAATCTCGAGTTCTCACCTTTCACCAGACAGCTACCTCAGAGCAG ATCTCTACTGATGAATTCTCAGATTGTACGGATTATGAAGATAAAGACTATTTCCCAGATTCATGTGGCAGTTCCTCTGACACAAGTCTCCATAGTGTGGACATGAAAATCACAGAATCTGTGGTTCCCCAAAATACGTTAAATGACATGGCATTGGAGACGGCTTCAGGACACAGTGGGAAGATCACCAGTTCAGAGAAACCTACAACATTTAATTTGTCACTGAGAAGTAGCAGTCACAGTACTTCGGTAACAAGCCGCAGTTTTGATTCATCAGGGGTCACATCACCTAAAAACAGCTCCATAAAAGTCCTACCTTTGCCAAACACGGAAAGACAAAGCAAGTACAACAAGAAGCAATACTGTCTATATTGTAAAAAGGCCATTGCTAAATTGGCAAGACACCTTGAATCTGCCCACGGTAATGTGCCGGAAGTTGCAAGCGCCTTCAGTTATGATAAAAGATCCTGCAAAAGAAGAGATTTGTTGCGCTCTATTAAGAAGAGGGGAAACTTTAACCATAATGCTACTGTGGCAACTTCTGGTGCTGGAGAAATGGTTGCTTGTCGAAGACCCAATACTGCAACAGGATCTGAGGACTACCGTCATTGTAAATTTTGTCAAGGACTATATGCAAGAAATTGCCTTTGGAGGCATGTGAGAAGGTGCCCTCAGAGGTTTAATGAGGAAGCTCCCTCTGGGCAAAGACGGATGCATCTGCAATTACCGAAACCTGATCAAGTTCATGAAGCTGTATGGAAGATTGCTTGTGAAATGAATCAGGATGACATTTCCTTTGTAGTAACGAGTGAAAGAGACATTCTTAGCCTTGGTGAGTCACTGTACAATGGCAGAAAACCAAATGAGAAAAGGAATGATTACATACGCCAAAAAATGAGAGAGATCGCAAGGTTATTGATAACCGCCAGAGCTATGACACCTTTGAAGAGCACAGAAGACCTTGTTATGCCTACTAACTTTCCCCATGTCATACAAGCAGTCAGAGCTGTTGCTGGTTATGAGCAGGAGAGCAACTCATATAAAACCCCATCCTTGGCTTTGAAATTGGGACACAGTTTGGCTAAAGTTGCAAGCATTGTGCAGTGTAAAGCCATCATTGCAAATCGCTATGATGTTGCAGAGTCAGCCAAGCAGTTTGCCACTCTGTATGAAAAAAAGTGGTCAGAGTCCATTTCAGCTGCTGCATTGGGCACACTTCAACAAGCCAAATGGAATAAACCACAGATTTTGCCATTTACACAGGATGTGTCACTGCTGCATACGTTTCTTGCTACCAAGTCCGCAATGTACATGAAGGACCTTGAGGAAAAACCCAACAGCACAACCTTCGGAAATCTTGCTCAAGTGACTTTGACGCAGGTAGTGCTATTTAACAGAAAAAGGCAAGGAGAAGTTTCAAAAATGGAGCTCCAGGTTTTTACATCCCGGAATCGCACAGAGTTGAATCCTGACATTATGATCGGCCTAACTGAGTTTGAAAGGAAACTTGCAAAGCACTTTGACAGAGTTGAGATTCGTGGTAAAAGATCAAGAATGGTACCTGTGCTTCTCACACCTGACATGATCACTGCAATGGAGCTCCTCGCAAAAGCCAGAAGTGAGTGTCAAGTCCACACAGAGAATGTGTACTTGTTTGCACGCCCAGGTGTCCTTTCCCATTACAGAGGCTCTGACTGCTTTCGCAAGTATGCAAATAAATGTGGTGCAAAGTACCCAGAGGCCCTTACCTCAACAAGATTGCGGAAACAAGTTGCCACTTTGTCCACAGTACTAAatctaaaagaaaatgaaatggatCAACTTGCCACCTTTCTCGGACACGACATCCGTGTCCATCGAGAATTCTACCGGCTTCCAGAGAGTACCCTGCAGCTTGCAAAAGTCAGCAAACTGTTGATTGCAATGGAGAAAGGAAAACTGTCTGACCTGCAGGGGAAAGGGCTGGATGACATCGTGATCAATCCTGATG ATGAAGCAGTTACAAGTGATGATGATTCCAGTGGAGAAACCATCACTGACCCTCAACAACACAAAG GCTCAAGGACCAAGAATTCTGGGAACCAAAGCCACACACTTTACTCAGCTTCCCTGGACAATATGGAGGGCGCTTCTGCCTCAACCACCCTGGACAATATGGAGGGCGCTTCTGCCTCAACCACCCTGGACAATATGGAGGGCGCTTCTGCCTCAACCACCCTGGACAATATGGAGGGCGCATCTGCCTCAACCACCCTGGACAACATGGAGGGCGCTTCTGCCTCAACCACCCTGGACAATATGGAGGGCGCTTCTGCCTCAACCACCCTGGACAGCAAAAACATCAGCAACACTGCACCAGGAAAGGGTAAAG CTGGGAAGGCAAGGTGCAAGTGGACAGATGATGAAGTAAAGGCTGTTGAGCGGCACTTACTTCATTTCATAACAAGCTGCAAAGTACCTGGCAAAAAGGAATGTGACTCCTGCATCCAAGCAGAGCCGGCAGCTCTGAAAGGCAGAGACTGGGTTGCCATAAAGTATTACATCCACAACAGGATCGTAGCATTGAAAAgaaagatgaataaataa